A genomic region of Branchiostoma lanceolatum isolate klBraLanc5 chromosome 4, klBraLanc5.hap2, whole genome shotgun sequence contains the following coding sequences:
- the LOC136432968 gene encoding hormone-sensitive lipase-like isoform X2: protein MAAVRADSTTEEKTAAPESKPAAESVRPKEHGHRDKRKKTDVADSYNCWFKTLRSLTANNSEYFERHKTQYSGRFSSAVCVLQGHADAIQPVLEGFIRIAPDFDADENTPSNGYRSLVKVVGTCIRRIIHVQRKVVNNRDGLLFQSKHYCLELEAYASVLCQLRAIMDVAQKVLAKSKHGQLFPEEKFFPEFLFEEAESLDKECFYGRCVGFQFCSSMQPIFHTISTAMASFAEAYSDHDGQLTRALASLLNSGKYAMNPELRARTIVSMCDKADISFCKAFWNITEEGPLQHMSGFLSSSVNVNKVFHIPALPFEMESSLEDGELVTITPPCSQTGPGPVQVRLICFENREGQPEDISSPILDQVEEKLGTKKKVPAPKSDALIIHIHGGGFVAQSSKSHEMYLRTWAKDIDVPILSVDYSLAPAHPFPRAMEECFFAYAWALKNAQILGTTAERVCLAGDSAGGNLCVSVAMRAANYGIRVPDGVLAAYTPFLVRYTPSPSRLLCMMDPLLPMGILSRCIAAYAGLKEKKPGEDVSSSSSTTSSTPQLSTPEHTFSSARLVFDPSPTEPKRSGEGAAAPKLLFTNTTGGLCEVHNTPSPSPPSGEGPDHTDIPVLTVETETAVIHGKQNTEQTVDNLKEPHFEDIALSPYEEDSGDSEWSLTDKQTEVDSPSRGGAGDEKSPEEGSKQMEKDRAAEDDPNRPSSLSLPSLPSLDEISMAISKMTESKPEEVVLPSEPVHSPSSIAHVTRYRPSPILNNPYMSPLLADDELLKGLPPVYLVPCALDPVLDDSIMFAQRLKALGVPYKLQVVEELSHGFLNFTSICKEARQANDLCVNNLLEMLGRRPRGGRVGTPTRKL, encoded by the exons ATGTAGCAGACTCCTACAACTGTTGGTTCAAGACTCTACGTTCTCTAACTGCCAATAACAGTGAGTACTTCGAGCGACACAAGACTCAGTACTCAGGCCGCTTCTCCTCTGCCGTGTGTGTCCTTCAGGGCCACGCAGACGCAATCCAGCCCGTCCTCGAGGGCTTCATCAGAATAGCGCCCGACTTCGACGCAGACGAAAACACACCCAGCAACGGCTACCGCAGCTTGGTGAAAGTGGTGGGGACGTGCATACGCCGTATCATACACGTCCAACGGAAGGTGGTGAACAATCGTGATGGACTCCTGTTCCAGAGCAAACACTACTGCCTTGAGCTGGAGGCGTACGCCTCGGTCCTGTGCCAGCTCAGAGCCATCATGGATGTTGCACAGAAGGTGTTAGCCAAAAGTAAACATGGCCAACTCTTCCCAGAGGAGAAATTCTTCCCAGAGTTCCTGTTTGAAGAAGCCGAGTCGTTGGATAAGGAGTGCTTTTATGGGAGATGTGTTGGATTTCAG TTCTGCAGCTCTATGCAGCCCATCTTCCACACCATTTCCACCGCAATGGCTTCGTTTGCTGAAGCCTACAGCGACCACGACGGCCAGCTGACACGGGCGCTGGCGTCCCTGCTGAACAGCGGGAAGTACGCCATGAACCCCGAGCTGCGAGCGCGGACTATTGTCAGCATGTGTGATAAAGCAGACATCAGCTTCTGTAAGGCATTCTGGAACATCACCGAGGAGGGACCTTTGCAG CACATGTCAGGATTCCTGAGTAGCTCGGTTAATGTGAACAAGGTGTTCCACATCCCTGCCCTGCCGTTTGAGATGGAGTCCAGTCTGGAGGACGGAGAGCTGGTGACCATCACCCCGCCCTGCTCACAGACTGGACCTGGGCCTGTCCAGGTCAGGCTCATCTGCTTCGAGAACAGAGAGGGACAG CCCGAGGACATCTCCTCCCCCATACTGGACCAGGTGGAAGAGAAGCTGGGCACCAAGAAGAAAGTTCCAGCTCCCAAGTCTGATGCTCTCATCATTCATATTCATGGAGGCGGCTTTGTGGCACAGTCGTCCAAGTCACATGAG ATGTACCTGCGGACCTGGGCGAAGGATATTGACGTGCCCATCCTGTCTGTGGACTACTCCCTGGCACCTGCACACCCCTTCCCTCGCGCCATGGAGGAGTGCTTCTTTGCATATGCATGGGCACTCAAGAATGCACAGATCCTTG GCACCACGGCAGAGAGAGTGTGTCTGGCCGGGGACAGTGCAGGAGGAAACCTGTGTGTCTCTGTGGCCATGAGAGCTGCTAACTATGGCATAAGG GTTCCTGATGGAGTCCTTGCTGCCTACACCCCCTTCCTGGTCCggtacaccccctccccctcccgtCTGTTGTGCATGATGGACCCCCTCCTGCCCATGGGGATACTGTCCCGCTGCATTGCTGCTTATGCCGGTCTCAAGGAGAAGAAGCCAGGAGAAGACGTTAGTTCCTCAAGTTCAACCACAAGTTCCACACCACAGCTCAGCACTCCTGAGCACACCTTCTCCTCAGCCAGACTGGTGTTCGACCCTTCTCCGACAGAACCCAAgagaagtggggagggggcggcTGCTCCCAAACTGTTATTCACAAACACAACAGGAGGTTTGTGTGAAGTACACAACACCCCATCACCCAGCCCTCCAAGTGGAGAGGGACCAGACCATACAGACATACCAGTATTAACTGTAGAAACAGAGACTGCTGTCATACATGGTAAACAGAACACTGAACAAACTGTAGATAATCTAAAAGAACCACACTTCGAGGACATTGCATTGTCTCCTTACGAAGAGGACAGCGGTGACTCGGAGTGGTCCctaacagacaaacagactgaAGTAGATTCACCGAGTAGAGGTGGCGCGGGTGATGAGAAGAGTCCAGAGGAAGGATCAAAACAGATGGAGAAGGACAGAGCAGCAGAGGATGACCCCAACAGGCCCTCCTCTCTGTCCCTGCCATCTCTGCCATCGCTGGATGAGATCTCCATGGCGATATCGAAGATGACGGAGAGTAAGCCGGAGGAGGTGGTGCTGCCCTCGGAGCCGGTACACAGCCCGTCCTCGATAGCCCATGTGACCAGGTACCGCCCCTCCCCCATCCTCAACAACCCCTACATGTCCCCACTACTGGCTGATGATGAGCTGCTCAAGGGCCTCCCACCTGTCTATTTAGTG CCGTGTGCCTTGGACCCTGTACTGGATGACTCCATCATGTTTGCCCAGCGGCTGAAGGCCCTGGGCGTCCCGTACAAGCTCCAGGTGGTGGAGGAGCTGTCTCACGGCTTTCTCAACTTCACCTCCATCTGTAAGGAGGCGCGGCAGGCCAACGACCTCTGCGTCAACAACCTGCTGGAGATGCTGGGCCGCAGACCGCGTGGGGGGCGAGTCGGCACACCCACCAGAAAACTATAG
- the LOC136432968 gene encoding hormone-sensitive lipase-like isoform X1 produces the protein MAAVRADSTTEEKTAAPESKPAAESVRPKEHGHRDKRKKTDVADSYNCWFKTLRSLTANNSEYFERHKTQYSGRFSSAVCVLQGHADAIQPVLEGFIRIAPDFDADENTPSNGYRSLVKVVGTCIRRIIHVQRKVVNNRDGLLFQSKHYCLELEAYASVLCQLRAIMDVAQKVLAKSKHGQLFPEEKFFPEFLFEEAESLDKECFYGRCVGFQFCSSMQPIFHTISTAMASFAEAYSDHDGQLTRALASLLNSGKYAMNPELRARTIVSMCDKADISFCKAFWNITEEGPLQHMSGFLSSSVNVNKVFHIPALPFEMESSLEDGELVTITPPCSQTGPGPVQVRLICFENREGQPDDLDFIEQLEEYLGTKNKPEDISSPILDQVEEKLGTKKKVPAPKSDALIIHIHGGGFVAQSSKSHEMYLRTWAKDIDVPILSVDYSLAPAHPFPRAMEECFFAYAWALKNAQILGTTAERVCLAGDSAGGNLCVSVAMRAANYGIRVPDGVLAAYTPFLVRYTPSPSRLLCMMDPLLPMGILSRCIAAYAGLKEKKPGEDVSSSSSTTSSTPQLSTPEHTFSSARLVFDPSPTEPKRSGEGAAAPKLLFTNTTGGLCEVHNTPSPSPPSGEGPDHTDIPVLTVETETAVIHGKQNTEQTVDNLKEPHFEDIALSPYEEDSGDSEWSLTDKQTEVDSPSRGGAGDEKSPEEGSKQMEKDRAAEDDPNRPSSLSLPSLPSLDEISMAISKMTESKPEEVVLPSEPVHSPSSIAHVTRYRPSPILNNPYMSPLLADDELLKGLPPVYLVPCALDPVLDDSIMFAQRLKALGVPYKLQVVEELSHGFLNFTSICKEARQANDLCVNNLLEMLGRRPRGGRVGTPTRKL, from the exons ATGTAGCAGACTCCTACAACTGTTGGTTCAAGACTCTACGTTCTCTAACTGCCAATAACAGTGAGTACTTCGAGCGACACAAGACTCAGTACTCAGGCCGCTTCTCCTCTGCCGTGTGTGTCCTTCAGGGCCACGCAGACGCAATCCAGCCCGTCCTCGAGGGCTTCATCAGAATAGCGCCCGACTTCGACGCAGACGAAAACACACCCAGCAACGGCTACCGCAGCTTGGTGAAAGTGGTGGGGACGTGCATACGCCGTATCATACACGTCCAACGGAAGGTGGTGAACAATCGTGATGGACTCCTGTTCCAGAGCAAACACTACTGCCTTGAGCTGGAGGCGTACGCCTCGGTCCTGTGCCAGCTCAGAGCCATCATGGATGTTGCACAGAAGGTGTTAGCCAAAAGTAAACATGGCCAACTCTTCCCAGAGGAGAAATTCTTCCCAGAGTTCCTGTTTGAAGAAGCCGAGTCGTTGGATAAGGAGTGCTTTTATGGGAGATGTGTTGGATTTCAG TTCTGCAGCTCTATGCAGCCCATCTTCCACACCATTTCCACCGCAATGGCTTCGTTTGCTGAAGCCTACAGCGACCACGACGGCCAGCTGACACGGGCGCTGGCGTCCCTGCTGAACAGCGGGAAGTACGCCATGAACCCCGAGCTGCGAGCGCGGACTATTGTCAGCATGTGTGATAAAGCAGACATCAGCTTCTGTAAGGCATTCTGGAACATCACCGAGGAGGGACCTTTGCAG CACATGTCAGGATTCCTGAGTAGCTCGGTTAATGTGAACAAGGTGTTCCACATCCCTGCCCTGCCGTTTGAGATGGAGTCCAGTCTGGAGGACGGAGAGCTGGTGACCATCACCCCGCCCTGCTCACAGACTGGACCTGGGCCTGTCCAGGTCAGGCTCATCTGCTTCGAGAACAGAGAGGGACAG CCAGACGATCTGGACTTCATAGAACAATTGGAGGAATACCTGGGAACCAAGAATAAG CCCGAGGACATCTCCTCCCCCATACTGGACCAGGTGGAAGAGAAGCTGGGCACCAAGAAGAAAGTTCCAGCTCCCAAGTCTGATGCTCTCATCATTCATATTCATGGAGGCGGCTTTGTGGCACAGTCGTCCAAGTCACATGAG ATGTACCTGCGGACCTGGGCGAAGGATATTGACGTGCCCATCCTGTCTGTGGACTACTCCCTGGCACCTGCACACCCCTTCCCTCGCGCCATGGAGGAGTGCTTCTTTGCATATGCATGGGCACTCAAGAATGCACAGATCCTTG GCACCACGGCAGAGAGAGTGTGTCTGGCCGGGGACAGTGCAGGAGGAAACCTGTGTGTCTCTGTGGCCATGAGAGCTGCTAACTATGGCATAAGG GTTCCTGATGGAGTCCTTGCTGCCTACACCCCCTTCCTGGTCCggtacaccccctccccctcccgtCTGTTGTGCATGATGGACCCCCTCCTGCCCATGGGGATACTGTCCCGCTGCATTGCTGCTTATGCCGGTCTCAAGGAGAAGAAGCCAGGAGAAGACGTTAGTTCCTCAAGTTCAACCACAAGTTCCACACCACAGCTCAGCACTCCTGAGCACACCTTCTCCTCAGCCAGACTGGTGTTCGACCCTTCTCCGACAGAACCCAAgagaagtggggagggggcggcTGCTCCCAAACTGTTATTCACAAACACAACAGGAGGTTTGTGTGAAGTACACAACACCCCATCACCCAGCCCTCCAAGTGGAGAGGGACCAGACCATACAGACATACCAGTATTAACTGTAGAAACAGAGACTGCTGTCATACATGGTAAACAGAACACTGAACAAACTGTAGATAATCTAAAAGAACCACACTTCGAGGACATTGCATTGTCTCCTTACGAAGAGGACAGCGGTGACTCGGAGTGGTCCctaacagacaaacagactgaAGTAGATTCACCGAGTAGAGGTGGCGCGGGTGATGAGAAGAGTCCAGAGGAAGGATCAAAACAGATGGAGAAGGACAGAGCAGCAGAGGATGACCCCAACAGGCCCTCCTCTCTGTCCCTGCCATCTCTGCCATCGCTGGATGAGATCTCCATGGCGATATCGAAGATGACGGAGAGTAAGCCGGAGGAGGTGGTGCTGCCCTCGGAGCCGGTACACAGCCCGTCCTCGATAGCCCATGTGACCAGGTACCGCCCCTCCCCCATCCTCAACAACCCCTACATGTCCCCACTACTGGCTGATGATGAGCTGCTCAAGGGCCTCCCACCTGTCTATTTAGTG CCGTGTGCCTTGGACCCTGTACTGGATGACTCCATCATGTTTGCCCAGCGGCTGAAGGCCCTGGGCGTCCCGTACAAGCTCCAGGTGGTGGAGGAGCTGTCTCACGGCTTTCTCAACTTCACCTCCATCTGTAAGGAGGCGCGGCAGGCCAACGACCTCTGCGTCAACAACCTGCTGGAGATGCTGGGCCGCAGACCGCGTGGGGGGCGAGTCGGCACACCCACCAGAAAACTATAG